Proteins encoded in a region of the Poecilia reticulata strain Guanapo linkage group LG14, Guppy_female_1.0+MT, whole genome shotgun sequence genome:
- the LOC103475872 gene encoding uncharacterized protein LOC103475872 has translation MGRRAADLTTPVPVLGVPASVGVRSWKTTGGDRSGGVLLQTWGQCSIGIQTSPGISRPLVQLPDSVSNNVTQTSNTCAAKETRAISLHVKSDNEKRAILRQKTEETKIKKEVTFKALGGVGSKDVAGCQKRSGGTYCYARAIKTNPLIAGAASSGRPRLKSSTRYINGSVVDSEAIGGIIEVKDDAEPSKAAASSGTVSRHLCADQSKKACNQCGGKQCVISRGALPGDPASEALFGEKASKPALASLFTATHLKLXHTLKPNQLNSQSSGVKNTQIASNPHLYYINEEITYQRTPHPACPVHSRVGPGSLHASSDVASVQPEAILHTKTVTVAKARIESRQENSATNCFAKPNQDNKISLLSSFCSMPQMATATKTFQASPQRLKTSPHRYLQDNITQNVCVSVHAVPECPPLSLYTVAMGTQRTSSPVAQATFXLERMCPHSNASPAPEALRSTHKAQILESDPSSHLTMSAMS, from the coding sequence atgggGAGGCGAGCGGCTGACCTGACGACGCCGGTTCCGGTGTTGGGTGTCCCCGCCTCCGTAGGGGTGCGGAGTTGGAAGACGACAGGAGGAGACAGAAGCGGAGGAGTGCTGCTGCAGACTTGGGGACAGTGCAGCATCGGCATTCAGACGTCTCCTGGGATTAGCAGACCACTTGTTCAGCTACCTGATAGCGTCTCAAACAATGTTACTCAAACATCTAACACATGTGCCGCCAAGGAAACCAGGGCCATATCGCTTCACGTGAAGAGTGACAACGAGAAAAGGGCTATTTTAAGGCAGAAAACTGAGGAAACCAAGATCAAAAAGGAAGTGACTTTCAAAGCACTCGGAGGTGTCGGTTCAAAGGATGTCGCCGGCTGTCAGAAGAGAAGTGGTGGGACGTACTGCTATGCCAGGGCAATTAAAACCAATCCCCTCATTGCGGGCGCCGCCAGCAGCGGCAGACCCAGACTCAAGTCTTCCACCCGTTACATCAACGGGAGCGTGGTGGATTCCGAGGCAATCGGCGGGATYATCGAAGTCAAAGACGACGCGGAGCCCTCGAAGGCCGCGGCTTCCAGCGGAACGGTCTCCCGCCATCTTTGCGCAGACCAGTCGAAAAAGGCGTGCAACCAATGTGGCGGGAAGCAGTGTGTGATATCCAGAGGCGCCCTCCCGGGGGACCCCGCTTCCGAAGCTCTCTTTGGGGAGAAGGCATCCAAGCCAGCCCTCGCATCTCTGTTTACAGCCACACATTTAAAACTCCYKCATACACTGAAACCAAACCAGCTAAACTCTCAGAGCAGCGGAGTAAAAAACACRCAGATTGCAAGCAACCCACACTTGTATTACATTAATGAAGAGATAACATATCAACGAACACCACACCCTGCATGTCCGGTGCATTCCAGAGTTGGTCCAGGATCTCTACATGCTTCAAGCGACGTGGCATCCGTCCAACCGGAAGCCATTCTCCACACTAAAACTGTTACGGTTGCTAAAGCCAGAATTGAAAGCAGGCAGGAGAATTCGGCAACAAACTGTTTCGCAAAACCCAACCAGGACAACAAAATCTCCCTCCTTTCAAGTTTTTGCTCCATGCCTCAAATGGCCACGGCAACCAAAACCTTTCAAGCTTCCCCTCAGCGCCTCAAGACATCGCCTCACCGTTACCTACAAGATAATATTACTCAAAATGTATGTGTCTCTGTGCACGCCGTGCCCGAGTGTCCACCTTTATCTTTGTACACTGTAGCCATGGGAACCCAAAGAACATCCAGTCCGGTTGCACAAGCAACTTTTARTCTGGAGAGGATGTGTCCGCATAGTAATGCCAGTCCTGCGCCAGAAGCCTTGCGCTCAACACACAAAGCACAAATTCTTGAATCAGACCCTTCTTCACATCTCACAATG